The genomic segment TATTAACATCATAATTTTTAATTAAAAGGGATAAATCGTACCTTTCTTCCTCCTCGTTATAGGAAATATCTAAATCAGGCATATTTCTTATTGAGATCAATCCTTTTACGAAATTCTCATCCTTAGTTATGTACATAGCATTGTTACGAGATGATATTATGAAATAAAGTAAATCTCTACCTATACCCAACTTATGAATTAAGGTCTTTCTCTCTTTCCTAGGGATCTTATGCCTTATTCTATTATAAATATTTGAAGCAAGTTCTATATCAGACCAGCTTACATTAATGTAGCCAAAGCCAATATTCATAAAATCATCCCTTATTCTGTCAATGAAAGACTCAACATCATTATTGCTGATTTTTTGTAATTCAGTTATTGGTAATTTTATCTCAATTATTTTATCAATAATTTTATTTAAAAATTCATATGCAATTAAATTAATAATGCATATTTCACTAATTTTCGCTCTACGTAAAATATCAAGTATATAACTAGCAAAATTATTTATTACATTTCCCTCTGATATTATATATTTATTTAATAAATTATTAACAATGAAGTCAATTATTAAGCTAGTATCTAAGATGTATCTACAGCGTGATTCCCCATTCATAGAGTTTCACATATAGGCTACATAGTTTAAGTATTATTTTTAAGCCGTCCTCAGTGGCTAATTCATGTGATTGTAGTAGTTCCAGGGCTTCTTTGTACTTGTTGTTGAGTACCAGGAGTGATGATACCATGAATGCTAATGCATCACTAACTCTACCCCTGAGTAGGTAGTCCCAGTAGTCACCTATTAGTAATAACGCGATGGAGTTATTCTCGTTTAGATTACCATTAGCATAGGCCTTGCATGCTACGTTTCTTATTACCCATGGGGTTAACTTAAATATCATCTTCACCCTCTTAATGAGCTCCTCATAATCCTCCGCTTCATCTGGGTTTAATTTATCGATGTAGCTCGGTAGTTCACTTGAAATTAATCCCCTATCAATTAGGAATTTGAAAATACTGTAGAGTTGTTTAGCTGTGTTAATAAGTGCTTTTATGTAAGTTTCATAATTGCGATCCTTCATGGTGTATGCACTGGCGAGATACTCAATGTCAGTACTAAGTGAGTTAATAAATTCCTCAGCATACTTAATGCATTCTTCATTACTGCATTCTCCAAGGTTTTTTAATCCATTAATAATATTATTAGTGGATATTTTGAGAGTTTTGATTAATAATTCATTAATATCTGGTTTATCCTTAAGTATTATAATTGAAGTTCCATCAACACTCATACATGCAGTTAAAAGTTAATACACTATTTAAATTTTGCCCAACAGGCGGCTGGGCCTTCAATCCAATCACCTTGATCCCTCCATGGGACTCGGGGTATGCAGAATATTTGCACCTCACTTTTAAACTACCCAAACCTAAAGGGGCGAGACTTGCCGTTTATTTTTTGTCAATAGCTTTACATGGATTTAAACAGTGCCTTAAGTATAATGGGGAAGGCTGATGGAAAGTAATAACAATAATGAAGAAGCCATCAATGTCTCATGATTAAGCATCACCAATAAGAGGCGTAACCTCCAAGACCTTAGGGAAACTGCTAATTCAGGATTAGGAAGAGGTTAGTACTTACCGGTGGGTTTTAAGTAATCATTCACTTAGTTACCTTAACTGTAGGTACCATGAATAGCTTGGGTTGAACACCCTTCTTCATAATGTCAACGAGCCCAGCTGCCTCAATGGCCTTGGTCACCTCCTCATCTGAAGCACCCTTACTTATCTCAACTCTGTACTCTGTTGGTTCGAGGTGTTTAACATTGGTTCTCCTCCTCTTAACACCAGTTAGGTTCTTGGGTCCAGTAACAATGACGAATCTCTCATCCACTATATCAACTACAACGCACATTTTCCCTGCCTCCTTACCCGCCAGCTTAACGCATACTCTCCCAACATCAAAAACCTTAGGCATGATTAAGCCCTAGAGACAGGCCTTAAAATGCTTTATGGTATTTAAACCACTTAAGTTAACCTTAATCCCCGCTGGTTAAGGCGCAGTATTGGATCAAGTATAGTGAACCAATGAATACCGCTGATCCCCTTCATTTAACGGCATTTAGTCAAAGTATCTGTTAGCGTGAGGACGTCCTTTGTTCTTCTTATTATATATGCCTTACATTTAATGGCCTCATAGGGGCTGGAGTTAACTGGAGTATACACGCCGCCTGGGTCGTAGAGAACCCCCACTATACCGTACATTAATGCTCCAACGAAATCCTCCTGCAGATTATCACCCACGTGCGCAACTACGTCAGGCACCCTATCACCGATCAGGGAGTTTATGAGTGTTTCAAATATTATTGGGTGTGGTTTTGGGTAACCCACCTCATCTGAGAAGACTGCGTAATCTATGAATCTCCATAAGCCAAACCTAGTTAAGAGTGCCCTAGATACTCTACCGGGCCAGAATATGACGTTTGAAACTATGCCCACTAACCAATCCTCCTCCTTAAGGATGCTGAACACCTCCTCAACACCCTCAATGACTTTAATGTTCTGTGAATTAACCACGGTGTCCGCTATAACGTTTTGAACATCATTAACAAGCCTATTTGAGAACGGTATACCATATCTCTGCCCAATCCTCTTAACCAACCTCCTAGTGTTCTCGGCGGGTGGGGTGTATAGTAGGTTCATGATCCTGTTAACCCTAACCTCCCTCTCCATTAACCTATAGTAATCAGTAACCACGCTTGAATCCACAGAGTAACCCACCTCCCTATAGTACTTACTTATCGCCTCCCCAATCTCCTTAATCAACGCATCCCCATACTCAAGCACCGTCTGATACACATCAAATGTTATCACCCTTGTTTCCTCAGCCACAGTTAACCCTCAATGGGTAGTTTTTAAATTATCCATAAGGAAGGCCTATTAAACACATTAACTAAACCCTCAAGGCCTATTCTAGCAGTGGGCTTATGAAGGTGCCTAACCTCAGCCTCCCTTGGCTCCTCCAGGGTAAACTCACTGGTGTAGTTCATTAGCCTAGGTAACCCGGTAATTAATCCGCATTTAGGGCATTTAAGTAACCCAACCCTACCTGTGGATTCAAGGTTACTACCACACCTTGGGCATCTTGGATTCTTAACAATATTATTAAGCATTAATGCAACACCACCCTCCATGTATAAGTCTAGACTATTCACTCCTGGTTTAAATCCACCGTAGGCTATTAGGTAAGTGGCCTTATCAATGCTCTTAAACCCATAGTGCCTATATGAGAAGACATGTGTTGAATTAACCCTGATCTCAATGTTACCACCCTGCACTAGCCTCACTTCATTTACTGAACCCTCAACGTAACCAGTGGTGTATGGTTTATTCATGATGCTGTTAAGATGATGGCCAGTGGCTTGGTTTGTTAAGTAGATTAACCACCTTGGCTCAACATCCACTTCATTAATAAGCATTGATGCGAAGTGAATAATGTGGTATGGTGAATCACCCCTAATCCCAAATATCACTGGGTCGTTTCCATGAGGCTGTATTAAAACATAGTCACCGCTCACGTTCTCGAAGGTTAATGGAGTTGTTGAATCATTCAGCTTCTTAACAAGATCAATGGGTATGCTCGGCTTTGGGGTTGATTCACTGTAGGCCAGTAGCTCTAGGGTTGAGTCTTGGCTTAAGTCAGCCATTACTGAGGCTAAGGCTCCAATAACCCCTCTACCACCCCTGTAAATTACACCTAGCTTACTCATCCATTTAACCGCTGCATTAAGGGGAATTACATCACTTAAGGCCTTCCAATATATCCAATGCTCATTATTACTTATTGAAACCACTATGCCTGGGCTAGTTTTACCAATCTTATGTGAGTACGCATCCACAGCCCACTCAGCTAGCTCTAATGCTTCCCTTGGATCATCAACATTAAGGCCTACTGAAACCGCAGCGTTCCCCCTAGTCTTAAAGGGTACGTTTGGGTTAAGCCTAATTAACCGGGGGTATGTGATTATTCTCCATTCACCCTTAGTTTTAAGGAACTCCTTAAGCATATTATACATTACATACGTTGTGCATCCCTTATCATATGTGTCAGTGTCATCAATCCCAACCCAAGTAATCATTAATCAACTACCAGTGGTTCATTTAGGGTACTTAATTATTAACTTAACGTGGCTAATGAATTAAATGCGCGTTAATGCAGGATTATTGAACTGGTATTACTGCCCTTTGATCACTGCTTATCCTTGATGGCCACCAATTATACTTACCCGCTAGAACCATTATTGCAGGCATTACAGCTGGCCTTATTAGGAATGCGTCCATTAAGACACTTAAACCAACCGTGAACCCTATTTCCCTAAGTATATATAGTTGCGAAACCATGAGGCTCATGAAGGCTATCGCCAACACTAAGGCTGCCCCAGTAACTATTGGGCCAGTATTCTCAATAGCAGTCAATATTGCCTCCGGGTCACTCTTACCCTTAATAACCTCCTCCCTAACCCTCGTTACTATGAATATGTCGTAATCAGTGCCGACGCTTGTAAGGAGCGCGAAGAGTATTATCGGCAGTAGCCAGTAGGTCTCAACTCCAAGTAGCTTATAGAATATTAATTGACTTACTGCAAGTGACCAGGAGATGCTAATCATTACCGTGGCCAGTAGCCTTAAGGGAACCACCAGGCTCCTTAAGGCTAGGGAGAGCAGTAGTATGTTTAATGCTATTATCAGTATACTTATCTTATAGTAGAATTGATCCTCAAAAACCTTAACGAAGTAGTACTTATTTGCAGCATCACCACCAACAATTACCTTAACACCGTATTCACTAGCTACCTGGTTCGCTAGGCTTGTGAGCCTCACGTAAACTGGTATCAACTTGTCTGAGAGGGCATTGTAGCTTGTGGTTACCTTAAGTATGGCGATTGATGATGAATTATAAGCCAAGTTAACGCTCATGGTGAAGTTGAGGGAACTAATGGCGTTTTCCAATGATTGTAAGGCTTCAGCATTATTAGGTTCAAGGATCACGTATTGCGTTGATTTAACGTAATTAGGGAAGTAATGCTGCAGGATCCTGTATGCGTAAACTGACTTAACGTTAGGCATCAGTAGGAGGGGGTTCGAGGTAACTGGGTTCCTAATAATGAAGAGAACCGAGAGGACAGTAGGTATTAGGGCAATTGCAATGATTAACCAAGGTCTCCTCAGTGAGAACCTGGTTAATTTAATAATTACCCTTGTGCTTAATTCCCTCGTAGATGATTTAAGGCCCATTGGCCATAGAATCCTATCATTCATTAACGTTATTAATGATGGTAAAACCACTGTTGTTGCAAGTATGACGAAGGCGACCGTAACTATGTATGATAAGCCAATTACTTGAATATACTGGTAATTGGAGACTACGAATGAGCCTAAGCCAGCTGCTACAACGCTACCTGAGGTTAGTATGGTTGGTATCGTGAAACGCATTATAGTCTCTAAGGCCTGTGACGTATTGAAACCTTTTCTCCTCTCCTCTAGGTATCTTCCAATAACAAGTAGGCTGTAGTCAACCCCAATGCCGAAAACTATGGGTGATATCATGTAGACTGTTAGGTAGTATACCGTTAACCCCATTTTACCAAGGAAGTAAACGACCCCAAGTACCGCACCGTAGGATAGGATGAGCATTATTAATATGATTATAGGCGCCACTAATGTACCTAATACGAAGAGTAGCATTAATAGTACTGAGGCGCCACTGACTTCATCAATCATCGGCACATCCTTCTCTATTATTTCCGATAATTGACTTAGAACTATGTTGGTTGAGAATGGGTAAACATAATCATAATTAGTGAATAAGTTATTAATCTCTAAATCATTAGTGGAGTTAACTATAACCAAGGCATATCCATTTGAGTATAGTGAACCATTGGTAATGTTATTTGCATAAGAGTAGGCTGGCTTCTTGTATATTGATGAGACCACGAAGCTTAATGATGAGTTAAGCTCACTAATTGTCGTGTTTACCTGAGACTCATTGGTGCACGCTAATTGAATTAGGTATGGTTTAAGCAGTGGTGGTGTTGAGTTAATGAACCATGAAGCCACTAACTTAGCGGTAAGGGTTCTTGGGGGATTAGGACCCAGGGCAATCATGGGTAAAGCCAGTGGATTACTCTTAGTTAAATTCCTCAATATTGGTACATAGGTATTATTTATCTTAATCAGCGTTGAGTAGTATGATGATGAGAGAGACTCCTTAATCAAGCTTATGTTTAAGCCGTAAATAGGCAGGCTACCCACTGAGTCGTTCAATGACTTAATGAAGTATAGTAAGTATGGCTTAAGCCAACTTGAGTAATTACCATTATTAAGTAGGCTTTGCCCGGTCTCATTTATAACCTGCCATACTGAGTATGAGTAATCCACGGTGGATAAGTTTGTGAAGAAGGCCTTCATGAATAATGTGAAGAAGCCGCTGAATTCCCTTATTGTTAATGTGTAATTATTAAGTGTGGAGTAGTATTCATTACTAATACTATACAGTTCACTGCATAATAATGATTCATTAGCGTAAATTCCTCGTATAATACCGGTGTAGTTGCTTAAATACTCCTTCACTGTCTCATTGGTAATGGCGTAGTAACGGTTGATAACTTTATCATAAATACTGTTTAAATCATAGTAAGTTAAGTTAAGAGACCTTAATTCATCATCAATAGTGCTGAGTACGTAACGTGAATTATTAATATTACCTACGTAAACCGGTATCACAACTAAGCCTACTTGGTTCCCTAAATACCTATTAACTATACTGGAGGCTAATGACGCCTCCGTCCAAGGTGGAAGCACCTTACTATCACTGTAAACCAGTATCTTAAATGCGGATGGAGCATAGGGAGCTAGAGCTAGTATGAGCGTAATCCAAGCCGTCACAATCACTACGCTTAATGCAATTCTATGAGTATTGAAACACCAGCGCTTGTAATGCATCGCTAATAAATAGTTTTCCCTCATCTTACGTTAATTCCTGGTTAATGATTCTTAATTTAAGCCATGATTCAATTGAACCATTGATACTGCCTTAGCAATCTCAATTAATCCCCTTAATGAGTAGTATAGTGTTCTTCCACAAACCGCAATCACGTATGTACCACAGGGGTACGTTGACTTAATTCTTGATGCCAGTTCAAGACTAAACTTTTCAATTGTTAGATCCGTTAAAGGTATGTCCACACTAGTGCAGTTCACATGCATTATTAAGACAGCATCACCACCATTCTTCACACCAATATCCCTTAACTCAATAATACTGATCCCACTTGACCACTTCACTAATCCACCCATAACACAGTAATTGTATTTCCTTCCAAATACTGGTGTCAAGTCTACTTCCTGAATATTAACTATACCGTAGCCACTGAGTGATTTATTTAATTCCCTAACCCCATCGTTGGTTAATATTGAACCGGATCTTGAAGTTTGTATTAACCCGGATTCCTTAAGTTCCCTTAACCTATCCTTAATTACACCTTCCCCTATTCCAAGTAAATCAACTAAGTGATACCTGCCCATTCTACCCCTTAACCTTAATGTAAGCATTATTATTAATGAATCCTCGGTATCCATGGGTGGTTATTCTTTACTGGTTTAAAGATTTTTTCGCAATATACGTATAATTAGCTTAAACTAGGTATAAACCTATTCCACTTACATTATAAAGCATAATTAACTATTAGATAGGTAAATTAATGAAGGTATAATTACCTACTGTGATACTTGAGCTTCAGCATATTTAAACATATACACCAGATAAGGGACTATTAATGATGAGGAAAGGCTTTTACAATTCAGTTTATGTACCTTAGCTACGAGAATTAGAGTACTGATTAAGTTACTTAGTCTATACGCAAGGGAGAGATATAGTAAGTGGAGTATGATAATTATGTATACCTCAGCTATCTTAATGCTAATGCTCCTTATACTACCTCTCATGTTTATTATTCGTGATGAATCAATTAGGATGCTTCAAACTGCTGCGGAATCGTATCCAATTTACGTGTCACTATTTCTTTCGATAATGCTTACTGTTAATGCATTATCAAGGAGGTTTATAAGTAGGATTGTTATTCATGATCCTGGTTCACAGCCATTATCAGCATTATTAACTAGAACTGAGATTGACTTCATATTATCCAGTCCCTTTAACATTAATGCATTAATAGCCATTAAGTTAACTATTGATTATATCATACCCTATGCACTTATTATTACATTTGGCTCATTGCTCTCCCTATTATTAACGCTAATGAGTATTCATAATGCATTAATGTTAATTACGTACGTTATCATATATGTAGTTAACGTAGTATTGTTATCCACCTTACTAGGTTTATTTAATTTAATAATACCAAGAACTAATAATCACTACATTGATGTGACAATACCCGCTGTTACTTCAGCATACTTACTTGCCTCATCATTAATTAACCCAAGCCTAAACCCATTACTCAACATGAGCAATATTACCCTAACCCCCATACTGCTGGCTGCAATTGCACTCACATCAATACCCATCCTAAGTTTAACCAAGTTAATGTACATTGATGCATACGGTCTTTTAACGCAACCTAAGAGTAAGTTAAGTAAAGCCAGTGATTCATTTCCCCTTAATTCCTCAATATTCAGGATTATACTTAATACTTCAGTTAAGCAAGGCTTCAAGATAGCATTATCAGCATCAATAGTAACGTTCGTAACCTTAACTATCATTACATTAACCTTAACCACCCGCATAATGAGAGGCCTTGAATTCCTAGTTTACCTACTTGGCTTCCTTATAGCATACATACATACATCAATACTCGGTGGCACGTTGGCTCAGGAGAGGCCTTGGATTAACTTCATGGCTATGGATGGGTTAACTTACGTTAGGCTTAGGATGCTTTCAAGGCTAATAGTAACCTACGCATTATTAACACCCATTATAGCTTACTTACTGGTATTATTCCTGGTTACTGAATCACCATTAGTACTTCTTGAAGCATTCTCAATAATCTCCATGCCGCCGTTAACCGTACCCACTTCATGGATAATAATGGCTGAGGCTAAACTACCTCAATCAAGGGGTTTAATTGAGGATAGTCTACACAGGAGTAGCGTTAAGGTTCTGATTCTACTTGGTCTAATGTATGGTTTAGCTGGGTTATTCCTACTACCACTGGCTATGGAGAACATAATGATTACCACAGGTTTAATACCGGTTAATGAGGTTTCTAGATTCACCTTAAGCATTGGTTTAATTGAATTAGCGGCATCAGTCCTATACTATCTACTCATCATGTATAGTGGCTTCTCAGGGCGTGTTTGGCGTTGGTTTATTAGTAAGCTTGCTGAGAATGGTTACGTTTAGTTCAGTTAACTCTAACCACATCAATAATCAGCCATGCCAGGTTTCATCAATCACCTAGATTACAACGTAAACCTTTAAAACACTTACCTGAAGGTTAAGTCAATGACTAAGGGTACTCCATCATTTGGTAGGATGAGTAGGGGTAAGACGCATATCAGATGCCCTAGGTGCGGTAGACACTCCTACAATATTGTTAAAGGCTACTGCGCTGCCTGTGGTTACGGTAGATCAAGGAGGATTAAGCGTGGTTTAGCTAAGGTTCTTGGAAGGCCAGTGGGTAATAGGTAGTTTAGTTAATTAACTCAAGAACTTTGGCTAAGGGTTCTACACCATCTTGGGTCACTATTACCGTGTCCTCGAATTGAGCCACAAAACCATTACCACTCTCCATTAATACATTGTACCCATATAAGGCACCCCTTCTAGTAAGCTCATTAATAATGCTCATTGTCTTATCCTTAAATTCCTCAACCAACCACCTAGGGGTGAAGGGGAGTTGGTTAAAGTTCCTTGAAATGTAGTTTAATGCTGAATTAGCCTCCTCGGTAAGCTTCTTAACATTAGTCTTCAACAGCATGTATATTGTTACCTCAGGGGCATCAGTAACTATACCTCTACCATTGGTTGCGAAGGGTTCTATGGCGTATACTTCACCATTAAGCATCTTAACCCTACTACCATCATCGTAATTAGGCACTGACTTACCTGCATGCAACCTGTACCTACTTATTAAGTGGCCTGTTAGGTTTCTAATGGGCTTGAAGCCGAAGCTACTAATGGTCTTATCCACAATAGCCCCAATCCTACTTAACTCAACACCAGCCTTAGCTGTATCAAGGGCATTCCTGAGGGCTGTCCAGGCAGCCTTAGTTAGCATTGAGTAGGCATTATTGAAGTATACTGTGACAGCTGAGTCAACGATGTATCCATCAATGTGGGCTCCCACATCTATCTTAACCACTGAGTTAGGTGGTATTACCGCTTCATCACCTATCTTAGCAGTGTAGTGGGCTGCAACATTATTAACATCAATGTTAGCTGGGAAGGCTGGTAAGGCACCACTATCCCTAATTTCACCCTCAATCATATTACATAACTCCAGTATACTCATACCTGGGTGAACCTTATCAATGGTGTGTTTAAGCACCTTGTGAATAATGTCACCAGCCTGCCTATACTTTCTTAAGGCATCTTCACTCAGCATAATGAGCTTAAGTTCACGTATTTAATATACTTAACCCGCTTCACTATTCTAATTATGTTGAGGCTTGATTCTTAACCATGAGTATGTAAACACCCTCACCAATACTCACCGCCTCAGGTGGGGGTTTAGTGAAACTGAAGCTTACCTTATGCATTGCCTCAAGCTCCTTCCTTAATGGTTCAAGGTCGGGTTGAGCGTAGACAACTGCATTCAGCTTCTCGGCTAGGCTTATCCTCATCTTATTCTTATAACCCCATATTGCACTGTTAACATTCATGAATAACCTAAGTACCTTGCCCATTGGCTCATCGTAAGGCTCAGGGTCACTTATGGTCTCCCTATGGACACTTCCACCGTGAATACCCCTCCAAATGGCGTCGGCGACGAATGGCATTATTGGGGCAAGCATCTTAATTGAGTAATCCAAAACCCTATGTAGCGTGAACCACGCCCCCCTCTGCTCAGTTACTGTGAAGGAGCCGTCGCGGTTATATGCCCTTGACTTAACAGCCTCAATGTAGTGGTCTGCGAAGACATGCCACAGGAATTCATACACCACGGTGGCTGGTTCATAGGTATCCAGGTTGCTTAATCCATTTATGTAAATCCTAGTAACCCTATTTAGTTCATTTAATATTAACTTATCCAGTAGTGTTAATTCATAGTTATCATTAACCTCCGGGAATTGGGAGATGAACCTGGCTATGTTCCATAACTTAGTGACGAAGTCCCTGCCAGTCTTAACAATGTGTTCACTGTACCTATAATCATAACCAAGCCTACCGGCAACAGCAGCCCAGAATCTAACGGCGTCGGCGCCGTACTTTTCAGCTGGGGCTAGGGAATCTATTACATTACCCTTAGACTTATGCATTGCTTCACCCTTCTCATCAAGCCCCATGCCATTAATCCTAACGTACTTAAACGGTGGTTTACCGAACAGTAGTAATGATCTTAACACTGAGTAGTATAGCCAACTCCTTATTATCTCATAGCCCTGGGGCCTAATTATCTTATTTGGGTGAGCAACCTTGAACAGTGACTTATCCCTAGTGTACCCTGAGGCATACATCCATGATATTGATGAGTCGAACCAAGTATCCAGTATTCTATCATCACCTATTAATTTACCATCCCTACACTTCTCCTTAACCTCCTCAGGTGGTTCATCAGCCCACGGCCTATAGTACTTACCTGGGTTAGGTAGTATTGGCTTAGCGTTGCCGTTTGAGTCAACACAATACCATATCGGTATCTCGGTTCCATAATACCTCCTCCTGCTTATTGGCCAGTCGAATTCAAGTGAATTAACCCAATCAATAAGTGTCCTCTTGTATTCAGGCGGTATGAAGGTCATCTCATCAATAACCTTAAGGAGCTCGCCCTTAAACTCAAGTTGCTTAACGAAGTACTCCCTAGTAACTATTATCTCAA from the Caldivirga maquilingensis IC-167 genome contains:
- a CDS encoding 50S ribosomal protein L14e gives rise to the protein MPKVFDVGRVCVKLAGKEAGKMCVVVDIVDERFVIVTGPKNLTGVKRRRTNVKHLEPTEYRVEISKGASDEEVTKAIEAAGLVDIMKKGVQPKLFMVPTVKVTK
- a CDS encoding HAD family hydrolase, with the protein product MAEETRVITFDVYQTVLEYGDALIKEIGEAISKYYREVGYSVDSSVVTDYYRLMEREVRVNRIMNLLYTPPAENTRRLVKRIGQRYGIPFSNRLVNDVQNVIADTVVNSQNIKVIEGVEEVFSILKEEDWLVGIVSNVIFWPGRVSRALLTRFGLWRFIDYAVFSDEVGYPKPHPIIFETLINSLIGDRVPDVVAHVGDNLQEDFVGALMYGIVGVLYDPGGVYTPVNSSPYEAIKCKAYIIRRTKDVLTLTDTLTKCR
- a CDS encoding TiaS agmantine-binding domain-containing protein, whose protein sequence is MITWVGIDDTDTYDKGCTTYVMYNMLKEFLKTKGEWRIITYPRLIRLNPNVPFKTRGNAAVSVGLNVDDPREALELAEWAVDAYSHKIGKTSPGIVVSISNNEHWIYWKALSDVIPLNAAVKWMSKLGVIYRGGRGVIGALASVMADLSQDSTLELLAYSESTPKPSIPIDLVKKLNDSTTPLTFENVSGDYVLIQPHGNDPVIFGIRGDSPYHIIHFASMLINEVDVEPRWLIYLTNQATGHHLNSIMNKPYTTGYVEGSVNEVRLVQGGNIEIRVNSTHVFSYRHYGFKSIDKATYLIAYGGFKPGVNSLDLYMEGGVALMLNNIVKNPRCPRCGSNLESTGRVGLLKCPKCGLITGLPRLMNYTSEFTLEEPREAEVRHLHKPTARIGLEGLVNVFNRPSLWII
- a CDS encoding MMPL family transporter, which encodes MTAWITLILALAPYAPSAFKILVYSDSKVLPPWTEASLASSIVNRYLGNQVGLVVIPVYVGNINNSRYVLSTIDDELRSLNLTYYDLNSIYDKVINRYYAITNETVKEYLSNYTGIIRGIYANESLLCSELYSISNEYYSTLNNYTLTIREFSGFFTLFMKAFFTNLSTVDYSYSVWQVINETGQSLLNNGNYSSWLKPYLLYFIKSLNDSVGSLPIYGLNISLIKESLSSSYYSTLIKINNTYVPILRNLTKSNPLALPMIALGPNPPRTLTAKLVASWFINSTPPLLKPYLIQLACTNESQVNTTISELNSSLSFVVSSIYKKPAYSYANNITNGSLYSNGYALVIVNSTNDLEINNLFTNYDYVYPFSTNIVLSQLSEIIEKDVPMIDEVSGASVLLMLLFVLGTLVAPIIILIMLILSYGAVLGVVYFLGKMGLTVYYLTVYMISPIVFGIGVDYSLLVIGRYLEERRKGFNTSQALETIMRFTIPTILTSGSVVAAGLGSFVVSNYQYIQVIGLSYIVTVAFVILATTVVLPSLITLMNDRILWPMGLKSSTRELSTRVIIKLTRFSLRRPWLIIAIALIPTVLSVLFIIRNPVTSNPLLLMPNVKSVYAYRILQHYFPNYVKSTQYVILEPNNAEALQSLENAISSLNFTMSVNLAYNSSSIAILKVTTSYNALSDKLIPVYVRLTSLANQVASEYGVKVIVGGDAANKYYFVKVFEDQFYYKISILIIALNILLLSLALRSLVVPLRLLATVMISISWSLAVSQLIFYKLLGVETYWLLPIILFALLTSVGTDYDIFIVTRVREEVIKGKSDPEAILTAIENTGPIVTGAALVLAIAFMSLMVSQLYILREIGFTVGLSVLMDAFLIRPAVMPAIMVLAGKYNWWPSRISSDQRAVIPVQ
- a CDS encoding 50S ribosomal protein L37e, which translates into the protein MTKGTPSFGRMSRGKTHIRCPRCGRHSYNIVKGYCAACGYGRSRRIKRGLAKVLGRPVGNR
- the map gene encoding type II methionyl aminopeptidase, with protein sequence MLSEDALRKYRQAGDIIHKVLKHTIDKVHPGMSILELCNMIEGEIRDSGALPAFPANIDVNNVAAHYTAKIGDEAVIPPNSVVKIDVGAHIDGYIVDSAVTVYFNNAYSMLTKAAWTALRNALDTAKAGVELSRIGAIVDKTISSFGFKPIRNLTGHLISRYRLHAGKSVPNYDDGSRVKMLNGEVYAIEPFATNGRGIVTDAPEVTIYMLLKTNVKKLTEEANSALNYISRNFNQLPFTPRWLVEEFKDKTMSIINELTRRGALYGYNVLMESGNGFVAQFEDTVIVTQDGVEPLAKVLELIN
- a CDS encoding valine--tRNA ligase, with translation MEPKLKEKSWDVKKELELLEIWAKEGVNGKGNYGEKIIVIDTPPPYMSGRPHIGQFATYAQMDMIARFHRMRGYFVVFPWYADRNGLPVEVEVEKRLGKRMQDIPRADFLKLCREQLDEYEREWVKVLRRWGISAEYIPNGTDSVEYRTMTQSTFIEMWNKGLIYETERPTIWCPRCGTALAEPEVEYREEDTHLNYIKFKVKETGEDLIIATTRPELLAATVAVAYNPSDDRYVRLKGMHAVVPLFNQEVPIIPHQSVKVEFGTGVEMISTFGDTRDLAIVNELRLPTRIVVTQDGKLKGTGRYDGLSIREARERIIKDLETAGLLVKREPLKHTVPVCWRCKTPIEIIVTREYFVKQLEFKGELLKVIDEMTFIPPEYKRTLIDWVNSLEFDWPISRRRYYGTEIPIWYCVDSNGNAKPILPNPGKYYRPWADEPPEEVKEKCRDGKLIGDDRILDTWFDSSISWMYASGYTRDKSLFKVAHPNKIIRPQGYEIIRSWLYYSVLRSLLLFGKPPFKYVRINGMGLDEKGEAMHKSKGNVIDSLAPAEKYGADAVRFWAAVAGRLGYDYRYSEHIVKTGRDFVTKLWNIARFISQFPEVNDNYELTLLDKLILNELNRVTRIYINGLSNLDTYEPATVVYEFLWHVFADHYIEAVKSRAYNRDGSFTVTEQRGAWFTLHRVLDYSIKMLAPIMPFVADAIWRGIHGGSVHRETISDPEPYDEPMGKVLRLFMNVNSAIWGYKNKMRISLAEKLNAVVYAQPDLEPLRKELEAMHKVSFSFTKPPPEAVSIGEGVYILMVKNQAST